Proteins encoded together in one Bombiscardovia nodaiensis window:
- the xpt gene encoding xanthine phosphoribosyltransferase produces the protein MKLLEDRIRRDGTIKAGNVLKVDAFLNHQCDVALFNQMGAEWARLFAERQIDKIVTIEASGIGIACITAQHFGNVPVVFAKKTQSINLDGDQYVSSIYSFTKQREYPVIVAKRFLSPGEHVLLIDDFLANGNALHGLIDICQHAQVTIEGIGIAIEKGFQEGGQKLRAEGYDIKSLAIVKSMDPEQGSIEFEPCE, from the coding sequence ATGAAGCTTTTGGAAGATCGCATACGCCGCGACGGCACTATCAAAGCAGGTAATGTGCTCAAAGTTGATGCGTTCTTAAACCACCAGTGTGATGTAGCGCTCTTCAACCAAATGGGAGCAGAGTGGGCTCGTCTCTTCGCTGAACGGCAGATCGACAAGATTGTTACGATCGAAGCTTCTGGCATCGGCATCGCCTGCATTACCGCTCAGCATTTCGGCAATGTTCCAGTTGTCTTCGCCAAGAAAACGCAGTCTATCAATCTCGACGGCGACCAGTACGTTTCCAGCATTTATTCCTTCACCAAGCAGCGCGAGTACCCTGTCATTGTGGCCAAGCGCTTCCTCTCACCCGGCGAACACGTTCTCCTCATTGACGACTTTCTGGCCAACGGCAACGCCTTGCACGGTTTAATTGATATTTGCCAGCACGCTCAAGTCACCATTGAGGGCATTGGCATCGCCATCGAAAAAGGCTTCCAAGAGGGCGGCCAAAAATTGCGGGCCGAGGGTTACGACATTAAGTCACTGGCCATCGTCAAGAGCATGGATCCTGAGCAGGGCAGTATCGAATTCGAACCTTGCGAGTGA
- the cblA2 gene encoding cystathionine beta-lyase, translating into MSQYDFSQVHSRRGSNSYKWDVAPGELPMWVADMDFPTAPEVIETMQGKVAQGIFGYEEVPEAYYQAVADWYEREHGVRPKREWMLFVNGVVPALSSLVRRLSQPGDQVLVQAPVYDIFFHSIENNGRHVCSSDLVYDSASRRYHIDFADLEAKLAQPLTRMMILCNPHNPAGKVWSRQELTTIAQLCQRHQVSLVSDEIHGDLVFDDPQYTPVFALDPQLTQNAVSLVSPSKSFNLAALHAATIIAPGPAMREQISRGINNEELAEPNILAVPGTIAAYEQGGPWFHALRQQLKTNKLRASEFIHEQVTGIEPASEQATYLLWMDISELRQEADRVAQALRADTGLYLSSGSIYRGNGSQFLRMNVACPPSVLEDGLERLRVGVEHLLAQ; encoded by the coding sequence ATGAGTCAGTACGATTTTAGCCAGGTACACTCGCGCAGAGGTAGCAACTCCTACAAGTGGGACGTCGCGCCCGGTGAGCTGCCCATGTGGGTGGCTGACATGGATTTTCCCACAGCGCCAGAAGTGATCGAAACCATGCAGGGCAAGGTGGCTCAGGGGATTTTTGGCTACGAAGAAGTGCCGGAAGCCTACTACCAGGCGGTGGCCGATTGGTATGAGCGCGAGCACGGGGTGCGTCCTAAGCGCGAGTGGATGCTCTTTGTCAACGGCGTGGTGCCGGCACTCTCGTCGCTGGTGCGTCGGCTCAGCCAGCCCGGCGACCAGGTGCTGGTGCAGGCTCCGGTCTACGACATTTTCTTTCATTCCATCGAAAATAATGGTCGTCACGTCTGCTCGAGCGACTTAGTCTACGATTCCGCTAGCCGACGTTATCATATTGACTTCGCTGATTTGGAAGCGAAACTGGCTCAGCCGCTGACCCGGATGATGATCCTGTGCAACCCCCACAATCCCGCTGGAAAGGTCTGGTCCCGGCAGGAGTTAACTACTATTGCCCAACTCTGCCAGCGCCACCAGGTGAGCCTGGTGAGCGACGAAATTCACGGTGATCTGGTCTTTGACGACCCCCAGTACACTCCGGTGTTCGCTCTTGACCCGCAGCTCACCCAGAACGCTGTGAGCCTGGTTTCTCCCTCCAAAAGTTTCAACCTGGCAGCCCTGCACGCCGCCACCATCATCGCCCCAGGCCCTGCGATGAGAGAGCAGATTAGTCGGGGTATCAACAATGAGGAGCTGGCTGAGCCCAATATTCTAGCTGTGCCCGGCACCATTGCTGCCTACGAGCAGGGAGGGCCCTGGTTCCACGCGCTCCGGCAGCAGCTGAAAACGAACAAACTCCGGGCTAGCGAGTTCATTCATGAGCAGGTCACCGGTATTGAGCCAGCCAGCGAACAGGCTACCTACCTGCTGTGGATGGACATCAGCGAGTTGCGTCAAGAGGCTGACCGGGTGGCTCAAGCCCTGCGTGCGGATACGGGACTCTACCTGTCGAGCGGGTCTATCTACCGGGGTAATGGGAGCCAGTTTTTGCGCATGAACGTTGCTTGCCCACCCTCGGTGCTGGAAGATGGGCTCGAGCGGCTGCGTGTCGGCGTTGAGCACCTGCTGGCCCAGTAG
- a CDS encoding aminotransferase, with the protein MSMAETMNQRVLAQTPSDIRTFNADVARIDGIVRLTLGEPDFPTPEHVKQAAIRAIQSDQSHYLPSRGLLALRQAASDFLRSKYGTAYDPETQLIVTTGATGGIYSSLTAMLNPGDTVFIPTPIFPLYIPISQLAGGQVVCIDTSQDGFVLTPERLEAAIAQHPDTAKVLVLSFPVNPTGVTYSRQLLEDLAQVARRHGLFVLSDEIYAELTYSGKHVSMGEILPEQTVVLSGVSKSHAMTGWRIGIAAGPAPMINEIAKVSEFSVTCSTTVAQYAALEAYAHGLDDAEPMRQAYRQRRDFMVQALRQVGLEVANPQGAFYLFIKLPGQMADSWKFAYDLAQQAKVALIPGASFAAGGEGHIRLSYAASMDDLQTAAGRIAQFMAQH; encoded by the coding sequence ATGAGCATGGCAGAGACAATGAATCAGCGGGTTTTGGCGCAGACGCCCAGCGATATCCGCACCTTTAACGCCGACGTGGCGCGTATTGACGGCATCGTGAGATTGACGCTGGGCGAGCCGGACTTTCCTACGCCCGAGCACGTCAAACAGGCAGCTATTCGCGCCATTCAAAGCGATCAATCTCACTACCTGCCCAGCCGGGGACTGCTAGCTCTACGCCAGGCCGCAAGCGATTTCCTGCGCAGCAAGTACGGCACGGCCTATGACCCCGAAACTCAACTCATTGTGACCACGGGCGCCACAGGGGGCATCTACTCCAGCCTGACAGCCATGCTCAACCCGGGCGACACAGTTTTCATTCCCACACCAATTTTCCCGCTCTATATTCCGATTTCTCAGCTGGCAGGTGGGCAGGTAGTTTGCATTGACACTTCTCAGGACGGTTTTGTGCTCACTCCTGAGCGTTTGGAAGCAGCTATCGCGCAGCACCCAGACACGGCTAAGGTCCTGGTCTTGAGTTTTCCGGTGAACCCAACAGGCGTGACCTACAGCAGGCAGCTCTTGGAAGACTTGGCGCAGGTGGCCCGCAGGCATGGTCTTTTCGTGCTCTCCGACGAAATTTATGCTGAGCTCACATACTCGGGCAAGCACGTTTCTATGGGGGAGATTCTGCCAGAACAGACTGTGGTCTTGAGCGGCGTTTCCAAGTCCCACGCCATGACGGGCTGGCGAATCGGCATTGCGGCCGGGCCCGCTCCCATGATCAACGAAATAGCGAAGGTGAGCGAGTTTTCTGTCACTTGTTCCACAACGGTGGCTCAGTACGCTGCCTTGGAAGCATACGCCCACGGCCTCGATGATGCTGAGCCCATGCGACAGGCCTACCGGCAGCGGAGGGACTTCATGGTCCAAGCCTTGCGCCAGGTGGGGCTGGAGGTAGCCAACCCGCAAGGTGCTTTCTACTTGTTCATCAAGCTCCCCGGGCAGATGGCCGACTCTTGGAAGTTTGCCTACGACCTGGCCCAGCAAGCCAAAGTGGCGCTCATTCCAGGGGCTAGCTTCGCTGCAGGAGGCGAGGGGCACATCCGCCTGTCCTACGCCGCGTCTATGGACGATTTACAGACGGCAGCTGGGCGCATTGCACAGTTCATGGCCCAACACTGA
- the pcrA gene encoding DNA helicase yields the protein MFEEADLIQRSADDLLAGLNPQQAQAVQYRGPALLIGAGAGSGKTRVLTRRIAWILSQFGAWPSQVLAITFTNKAAAEMRERLGSLIGPVAQRMWVSTFHSACVRILRRDGKEIGLKSGFSIYDTADSERLIKLIGRDLNVDLKRYTPRNILSHISDYKNNLQTWSDQLAAFAPDYKPGHRGQQITARFGNEEELYSIFYAEYEYRLAQANAVDFDDLIMRTVELLRSAPLVAQYYHHKFRYILVDEYQDTNHAQYVLLRELAGVDGDAAAASSAQQEAQAGLARAGSRPLAAGKEGPAWITVVGDSDQSIYAFRGADISNIRDFEKDFPGAKTIMLEQNYRSTQTILDAANAVIVKNSSRKPKKLWTALGKGEPIVGYAADNAQQEAAWIATEIARLRSEEDMPYSDMAIMYRANAQSRPLEEALINAGLPYQLVGGTKFYERREVKDALAYLQAIANPDDDVNLRRILNVPKRGLGARAESMVSSYADMHNSSFWEGVEHYEQIEGLASLTAKKLEAFRSLMEGLRTFAAEHDNKPSEIVAQVLDASDMLAQLRMSNDPQDASRVENLSQLQSVAAEFEQKTPDATLAGFLETTALVADSDQLPGINEESGKVTLMTLHTAKGLEYPVVFLTGMEQGTFPHSLSLEDESELEEERRLAYVGITRAKQRLYLTRASVRAQWGQANEMLPSQFLDDIPEDLIDWKRRQSSIERMQSGWSLGGSDDEFGEFEQDEFDSSPVFGSSHSSFGGSSSQRAYGSYSESSSRRTGSSYGGLSSSRGSRSSGSSWSYGHGGGHGYSSSKAGSKSGRVTTQRVKPAHTSTSPAPASGSKLSISDFQRGDKVAHDQYGLGTVVDLQDKGPNSVLTVDFGSDGTKRLLLRVAPIEKL from the coding sequence GTGTTTGAAGAAGCTGACTTGATTCAACGCAGTGCGGACGATTTGCTGGCGGGCTTAAACCCCCAACAGGCTCAGGCCGTGCAATACCGGGGTCCTGCCCTGCTCATTGGTGCTGGAGCAGGTTCGGGTAAGACACGCGTGTTGACTAGGCGCATTGCTTGGATTCTGAGCCAGTTTGGAGCCTGGCCCAGCCAAGTGCTGGCCATCACTTTCACCAACAAGGCTGCGGCAGAGATGCGTGAGCGCTTAGGCTCTCTGATTGGTCCAGTGGCGCAGCGGATGTGGGTGTCCACCTTCCACTCGGCATGCGTGCGCATCTTGAGACGAGACGGCAAAGAGATTGGCTTAAAATCAGGCTTTTCCATCTACGACACGGCCGATAGCGAGCGACTCATCAAGCTCATTGGCAGGGACCTCAACGTAGACCTCAAACGCTATACACCTCGTAATATTTTGTCGCATATTTCTGACTATAAAAATAACTTGCAAACCTGGTCCGACCAGCTTGCAGCCTTTGCGCCGGACTATAAGCCGGGACACCGGGGTCAGCAGATCACCGCCCGCTTTGGCAACGAAGAGGAACTGTACTCTATCTTCTACGCCGAGTATGAGTACCGGCTCGCCCAGGCGAACGCAGTGGATTTCGACGACCTCATTATGCGCACTGTCGAGCTTCTGCGTTCGGCACCCCTGGTGGCCCAGTACTACCACCATAAGTTCCGCTACATTCTGGTAGACGAGTACCAGGACACTAACCACGCCCAGTACGTGCTCTTGCGTGAGCTGGCTGGCGTGGATGGGGATGCTGCTGCCGCCTCTTCTGCCCAACAAGAGGCACAGGCGGGCCTGGCCAGAGCAGGCAGCCGACCCCTGGCAGCCGGGAAGGAAGGCCCTGCCTGGATTACGGTAGTGGGTGATTCCGACCAGTCAATTTACGCTTTCCGCGGGGCGGATATTAGCAATATTCGCGACTTTGAAAAGGATTTCCCCGGCGCGAAAACGATTATGCTGGAGCAAAATTACCGGTCAACGCAGACGATTTTGGATGCGGCCAATGCGGTGATTGTCAAGAACTCCTCCCGGAAGCCCAAAAAACTGTGGACTGCCCTAGGCAAGGGGGAGCCGATCGTGGGGTATGCGGCGGACAACGCCCAGCAGGAGGCCGCCTGGATAGCTACCGAAATCGCCCGCCTGCGCTCCGAGGAGGACATGCCCTATTCTGACATGGCGATTATGTACCGGGCCAACGCCCAGTCGCGCCCCCTGGAAGAAGCCTTGATTAACGCTGGCCTGCCCTATCAGCTGGTTGGCGGCACTAAGTTCTACGAGCGCCGGGAAGTGAAAGACGCTCTGGCATACTTGCAGGCCATTGCCAACCCTGACGACGATGTGAACCTCCGTCGCATTCTGAACGTGCCTAAACGCGGACTTGGCGCCCGTGCCGAATCTATGGTTTCCTCATATGCGGATATGCATAATTCCAGCTTCTGGGAGGGCGTTGAGCACTATGAGCAGATTGAGGGACTTGCGAGTCTGACGGCGAAAAAGTTGGAGGCCTTCCGCTCACTGATGGAGGGCCTGAGAACGTTTGCAGCCGAGCATGACAACAAACCTTCTGAGATTGTGGCTCAAGTCCTAGATGCTTCCGACATGCTGGCTCAGCTGCGGATGTCGAACGACCCCCAAGACGCTTCGCGGGTGGAAAATCTTTCTCAGCTCCAGTCGGTAGCGGCTGAGTTTGAGCAAAAAACGCCCGATGCCACTCTGGCAGGTTTTTTGGAAACGACGGCTCTGGTGGCCGACTCTGACCAGCTGCCTGGCATCAATGAAGAATCTGGCAAGGTCACGCTCATGACCTTGCACACGGCCAAAGGCTTGGAATACCCGGTCGTGTTCTTAACGGGGATGGAACAAGGCACCTTCCCGCACTCCCTCTCTCTGGAGGACGAGAGCGAGCTGGAAGAGGAGCGGCGCCTGGCTTACGTGGGTATCACTCGTGCCAAGCAGCGGCTCTACCTGACGCGCGCTTCGGTGCGGGCCCAGTGGGGGCAGGCCAATGAGATGCTCCCCAGTCAGTTCCTTGACGACATCCCAGAAGACCTCATTGATTGGAAGCGGCGACAGTCCAGCATCGAACGGATGCAGAGCGGGTGGAGTCTGGGCGGTAGCGACGACGAGTTCGGCGAGTTTGAGCAAGATGAGTTTGACTCTTCTCCAGTGTTCGGCTCTTCGCATTCAAGTTTTGGCGGCTCCAGCTCCCAGCGTGCTTACGGGTCCTATAGCGAGAGCAGCAGCAGACGTACCGGCTCCAGCTATGGTGGTTTGAGCAGTTCACGGGGCTCTCGGTCGTCGGGAAGTTCCTGGTCATATGGGCACGGCGGCGGGCACGGCTATAGCTCCAGCAAAGCTGGCAGTAAGAGTGGGCGGGTAACTACGCAGCGGGTGAAGCCCGCGCATACGAGTACTAGCCCGGCTCCAGCGTCCGGTTCCAAGCTCAGCATCAGCGATTTCCAGCGGGGAGACAAGGTAGCTCACGACCAATATGGCTTGGGCACCGTAGTTGACCTGCAAGACAAGGGACCCAATTCGGTGCTGACGGTCGATTTTGGCTCAGATGGGACCAAACGACTACTCCTGCGAGTGGCGCCTATCGAAAAACTGTGA
- a CDS encoding short-chain dehydrogenase/reductase, which yields MGKLVVVITGATSGIGYQAAALLARQGHKVYGVGRRVEALKPLESLGLSALKMDLSDEQTLKTGIAQILEREGHIDVLINNAGYGSYGPIEGVPISEVRHQFEVNLFGLARLTQLVLPVMRAQGHGRIINTSSMAGRMVTYMGAWYHATKYALEAFSDALRMETKAFGIDVVLIEPGAIATNWGRIAADHLEQASSQGPYRQTAQEAAAGLRKLYSSHCLTKPETIARAMVRAATSSHPRPRYLLGFGAKPLVALHALLPTRAFDYLMVHAKDL from the coding sequence ATGGGAAAGCTTGTTGTTGTTATCACCGGCGCTACCAGCGGTATTGGCTACCAGGCCGCCGCCCTCCTCGCCCGCCAGGGGCACAAAGTCTACGGGGTAGGACGCCGGGTCGAAGCACTCAAACCCTTGGAAAGCTTAGGTCTTTCTGCACTCAAGATGGACCTGAGTGACGAGCAGACTCTCAAGACCGGTATTGCGCAAATCCTAGAGCGAGAAGGGCACATCGATGTGCTGATCAACAATGCTGGCTATGGCTCCTACGGCCCCATTGAAGGAGTACCCATCAGTGAAGTCAGGCACCAGTTCGAGGTCAACCTCTTCGGCCTGGCCCGCTTAACGCAACTCGTCCTGCCCGTCATGCGAGCGCAGGGGCATGGCCGTATTATCAACACGTCTTCGATGGCTGGACGGATGGTCACCTACATGGGTGCTTGGTATCACGCGACCAAGTACGCTCTGGAGGCCTTCAGCGATGCCCTGCGCATGGAAACGAAGGCCTTCGGCATCGATGTCGTCCTAATCGAACCGGGCGCTATCGCCACCAATTGGGGGCGGATTGCCGCTGACCACCTTGAGCAAGCATCCAGCCAAGGACCCTACCGGCAGACAGCGCAGGAGGCGGCAGCGGGCCTGCGTAAGCTCTACAGCAGTCACTGCCTGACCAAGCCTGAAACCATTGCCCGGGCTATGGTCAGGGCCGCAACCAGCAGCCACCCACGCCCCCGCTACCTCCTGGGATTCGGCGCCAAACCGCTGGTGGCCCTGCACGCTCTCCTGCCCACCCGCGCCTTCGACTACCTGATGGTTCACGCCAAGGACCTGTGA
- the pbuX gene encoding xanthine/uracil permease, whose protein sequence is MSSKRQQETQSKTNQSPATSPSPKQATDTSSQSSVAQPSNTGAASFEALTSMNAPISFWKGLPFGLQHVMAMFVANLAPIFLVAAAAKMTPEQSAMVIQNGLLVAGLGTCLQLYPLWRVGGRLPMVTGISFTYVAAAVAIVAHQGYGVVVGAVLAGGFIELILGLTANYWRRFVPPIVSAIVVTSIGFSLLSVGAQSFGGGAGAKDFGSWQNLTLACVSLVACLAFQLLTRGTAKQLSVLFGLVVGYLLALAMHAVDFSSFQNLQVVSLPRVMPFKPEFDAGAIISFALLYVVSSVEVIGDTTALCRVGLDRTPSSREMSGAIAGDGAISIISGLFGCLPLTSFAQNIGLVAMTKVVNRKVIFSGGLILVLASFVPGIAAIFNSLPQAVLGGCTIMMFGNIILSGFQMIAEAGFSQRNITIAALSLTVGIGFTQVHEIFANFPPLFQSIFSTNCIAVSFVVAVLANLLLPSEEHFIASHS, encoded by the coding sequence GTGTCCAGCAAGCGCCAGCAAGAAACTCAAAGCAAAACAAACCAGAGTCCAGCAACAAGTCCCTCCCCAAAGCAAGCAACCGACACCAGCAGCCAAAGCTCAGTAGCCCAGCCCAGCAACACAGGTGCGGCCTCATTTGAAGCCCTCACCTCCATGAATGCGCCCATCTCCTTTTGGAAGGGCCTGCCCTTTGGCCTCCAGCATGTGATGGCCATGTTCGTGGCCAACCTTGCCCCCATTTTCCTGGTGGCCGCCGCCGCAAAAATGACCCCTGAGCAGTCGGCTATGGTCATTCAAAACGGCTTGCTGGTAGCCGGCCTGGGCACCTGCCTCCAGCTCTACCCGCTCTGGCGGGTCGGTGGCCGCCTGCCCATGGTGACTGGCATCTCCTTTACTTATGTCGCCGCAGCCGTAGCTATCGTGGCCCATCAAGGTTACGGCGTAGTGGTCGGCGCTGTACTGGCTGGCGGCTTCATTGAGCTCATCCTGGGGCTGACTGCCAACTATTGGCGACGCTTCGTTCCGCCCATCGTCTCCGCTATCGTCGTCACTTCCATCGGTTTTTCCCTCCTGTCGGTAGGCGCTCAATCCTTCGGCGGCGGAGCCGGCGCCAAAGATTTCGGCTCCTGGCAGAATTTGACCCTGGCCTGCGTCTCCCTGGTGGCCTGCTTGGCCTTTCAACTGCTGACTCGCGGCACCGCTAAGCAGCTTTCAGTACTCTTTGGTCTGGTCGTCGGCTACCTGCTCGCCCTGGCTATGCACGCCGTGGACTTTTCCAGCTTCCAGAATCTCCAAGTTGTCTCTCTGCCTCGGGTCATGCCCTTCAAGCCAGAGTTCGACGCGGGCGCCATTATCTCCTTCGCCCTCTTGTACGTGGTCTCTTCCGTTGAAGTTATCGGCGACACCACCGCCCTGTGCCGGGTGGGCTTGGACCGCACACCCAGCAGCCGCGAGATGAGCGGGGCTATCGCCGGAGACGGTGCAATTTCCATTATCTCAGGCCTTTTTGGATGTCTTCCTTTGACTTCTTTCGCACAGAATATCGGTTTGGTTGCCATGACGAAAGTGGTCAACCGCAAGGTTATTTTCTCCGGAGGTCTCATCCTGGTTTTGGCCTCATTCGTGCCCGGAATTGCCGCCATCTTCAACTCCTTGCCTCAAGCTGTTTTGGGAGGCTGCACCATTATGATGTTCGGCAATATTATTCTCTCCGGCTTCCAGATGATCGCCGAAGCGGGATTCTCCCAGCGCAATATCACCATTGCAGCCCTGTCTTTGACTGTCGGCATTGGCTTTACGCAGGTGCACGAGATTTTCGCCAACTTCCCGCCTCTCTTCCAGTCCATCTTCTCCACGAACTGCATTGCGGTCTCGTTCGTAGTGGCCGTACTTGCCAACCTGCTCCTACCCAGCGAGGAACATTTCATAGCTTCCCACTCCTAA
- a CDS encoding MFS transporter, producing MNQPTKFDQRSILTPLFLSLLITEVLSSLGQVILTFALPLHLLNLTGSASLYGLVTALALIPSVLLTPLGGGLADRLNKRTSMAVLDFSTAVLAALYLLLSRKLDLVVLTIAVMMDVYGLHALYSPVVQAAVPFIIDASGEHGNERLTRATALITQVTSLTIMLGPVLAGMLLGFAGIGPVVLLAGLACLLSSIWIALALPIPRRPAAESSRGLLKNLLADFAQAAHFLLARYQLIVVNLLVTLANFVFAAFANVALPYVVTQLLGLSNQLQGLAEGLISAGGLAGAVLVAVRPAWFTLERVRALLAACGLCLLPIALSLFFAAPPMVSYLVLLASLAVAVGLIQCVSVTFIAYEQTETPKDLVGKVIGLTMCLAMAAMPLGQALYGPIIDHLPMPAIMLAVALIMVTASLLARRSMRAHS from the coding sequence ATGAACCAGCCCACCAAATTCGACCAGCGGAGCATCCTCACCCCGCTCTTCCTCTCCCTGCTCATCACCGAAGTCCTCTCCTCCCTGGGTCAGGTCATCCTCACCTTCGCCCTTCCCCTCCACTTACTCAACCTGACTGGCTCGGCTTCGCTCTACGGGCTGGTCACCGCCCTAGCCCTCATCCCCTCAGTCCTGCTCACGCCCCTGGGCGGCGGCCTGGCCGACCGACTGAACAAGCGCACCAGCATGGCCGTGCTCGACTTCTCTACGGCAGTCCTCGCCGCCCTCTACCTACTGCTGAGCAGAAAGCTTGACCTGGTAGTCCTGACCATCGCCGTCATGATGGACGTCTATGGCCTGCACGCCCTCTATTCGCCTGTCGTTCAAGCGGCTGTCCCTTTCATCATCGACGCGAGCGGTGAGCACGGCAACGAGCGCCTGACCCGAGCCACAGCCCTAATTACTCAGGTGACTTCCCTGACCATTATGCTCGGCCCTGTACTGGCGGGTATGCTCCTCGGTTTCGCCGGTATTGGCCCGGTAGTCCTGCTCGCCGGTCTGGCTTGCCTACTCTCCTCTATCTGGATTGCCCTGGCCCTGCCCATACCCCGTCGGCCTGCCGCCGAGTCTTCCCGGGGCCTGCTAAAAAACCTGCTCGCCGACTTCGCCCAGGCGGCCCACTTTTTGCTGGCCCGCTACCAGCTCATCGTCGTCAACCTGCTGGTGACACTGGCTAACTTTGTCTTCGCCGCCTTCGCCAACGTGGCCCTACCGTACGTAGTGACCCAGCTCCTAGGGCTGAGCAACCAGCTTCAGGGGTTGGCCGAGGGCCTTATCTCGGCTGGCGGCCTGGCTGGCGCTGTTCTGGTGGCAGTCCGCCCAGCTTGGTTCACGCTCGAGCGGGTTCGGGCCCTTTTAGCTGCCTGCGGGCTGTGCTTACTGCCTATCGCTCTCTCGCTCTTCTTCGCTGCCCCGCCTATGGTGTCTTACCTGGTCTTACTGGCCTCGCTGGCGGTTGCCGTCGGGCTCATCCAGTGCGTATCTGTCACCTTCATTGCCTACGAACAAACCGAAACTCCCAAGGATCTGGTCGGTAAGGTCATTGGCTTAACTATGTGCCTGGCTATGGCGGCCATGCCCTTGGGCCAAGCCCTCTACGGCCCCATCATCGACCACCTACCCATGCCCGCGATTATGCTAGCCGTGGCCCTGATTATGGTCACTGCCTCCCTACTCGCTCGTCGGTCCATGCGCGCTCATTCCTAG
- a CDS encoding TetR family transcriptional regulator encodes MARNAHPEETVQKILDVATGLFMRQGYDDTSMQDIINHLGGLSKGAVYHHFASKEELFDAVVNRMFAITTPQKASHWKFLEDTAASQQADPDHRARDQASDMTGLEIMQAEHDPALVSAQLNAIAPITASFNPERNPKLIGMQFSGLMDSAKHVISAILAKGNADGSLKVKHPQQVAEVQMILANMWMYPLFARGSSEELRARVDVYMTILRALGIPLQDQGLSDIIASQGTDAKGSKPTPPSQKKKRAAKPSAAKKPHKGHRQ; translated from the coding sequence ATGGCTCGCAACGCGCACCCCGAAGAGACCGTGCAAAAAATCCTCGACGTAGCCACTGGCCTCTTCATGCGCCAAGGATACGACGACACCAGCATGCAGGACATCATTAACCACTTAGGCGGCCTGAGCAAGGGCGCCGTCTACCACCACTTCGCCTCCAAAGAGGAACTCTTCGACGCGGTAGTCAATCGAATGTTTGCCATCACTACTCCACAAAAGGCTTCGCACTGGAAATTTTTGGAAGATACTGCCGCCTCTCAGCAGGCAGACCCCGACCACCGAGCAAGGGACCAAGCATCCGATATGACCGGCCTTGAGATCATGCAAGCTGAGCACGATCCAGCACTGGTGTCCGCTCAGCTGAATGCCATTGCACCTATCACCGCATCCTTCAACCCCGAGCGCAACCCCAAGCTCATTGGCATGCAATTTTCCGGGCTGATGGACTCCGCCAAGCATGTTATCAGCGCCATCCTGGCCAAGGGCAACGCCGACGGCTCGCTCAAGGTCAAGCACCCCCAGCAGGTAGCTGAGGTGCAAATGATCCTAGCAAACATGTGGATGTACCCGCTCTTTGCCCGAGGCAGCAGCGAGGAACTTCGGGCGCGCGTCGACGTCTACATGACCATCCTACGTGCCCTGGGAATTCCCCTACAAGATCAGGGCTTAAGCGACATCATAGCCTCGCAAGGTACCGATGCGAAGGGCAGCAAACCCACTCCCCCAAGCCAAAAGAAGAAAAGAGCCGCAAAGCCTTCCGCCGCCAAGAAGCCCCACAAGGGCCACCGGCAGTAA
- a CDS encoding NAD(P)-dependent oxidoreductase, which translates to MARVLIIGATGRVGSTTRDYLLERSEDQLTLMARHTQGLGQLDFSRERVITGSVTDSSKLQEALQGQDAVFAALSGNLTTMASSLVKGMDAAGVKRLIFISSMGIYDEIPASVGASGNLSHNPMLADYRRAADVVEGSDLDYTVIRPGWFIDGEDPDYQITHKGEPFGGHDVCVSSIADLVMKLIHDPHLGLHDSLGINRR; encoded by the coding sequence ATGGCGCGGGTGTTAATTATCGGTGCAACGGGTAGAGTAGGAAGCACTACCAGAGATTATTTGCTAGAACGCAGCGAAGATCAGCTGACTCTGATGGCTCGCCATACTCAAGGGCTCGGTCAACTTGATTTTTCGCGAGAACGAGTGATCACAGGCAGTGTCACTGACAGCAGTAAGCTCCAGGAGGCCTTGCAGGGGCAGGATGCCGTTTTTGCTGCTTTGAGCGGAAATCTGACCACCATGGCCAGTTCTCTGGTTAAGGGGATGGACGCGGCCGGGGTCAAACGGCTTATTTTTATCTCTTCTATGGGTATTTATGATGAGATTCCAGCCTCGGTTGGAGCTTCCGGCAATCTCTCCCACAACCCAATGCTGGCGGATTACCGGAGGGCAGCCGACGTGGTCGAAGGCTCGGACCTGGACTATACAGTTATTCGCCCAGGCTGGTTTATCGACGGCGAAGACCCGGACTATCAGATTACCCACAAGGGTGAGCCCTTTGGCGGGCACGATGTGTGCGTATCGAGCATTGCAGATCTAGTGATGAAACTCATTCACGATCCTCACTTAGGGCTGCACGATAGTTTGGGAATCAACAGACGATAA